The proteins below are encoded in one region of Mustela erminea isolate mMusErm1 chromosome Y, mMusErm1.Pri, whole genome shotgun sequence:
- the LOC116583940 gene encoding testis-specific Y-encoded protein 1-like — protein MERESRSREGGAATESGTTLVPDRGGEEAGALRENGSWGHAGALLAQEAAGVVAAAVREAKAQESREEAGGGQELVLVVEDNLAEVEVPAVEDEEVLAVEDEEVAQAERVEKPKELSQAEPVPRPDTVGAAPAALQVVQEALRSVDAQATRAYLRLKRRMNQKRCGHLAPRRAVIQASPGFWAHAILNHPQISAVIGDEDTDMLSYMTYLEVEELGRPKYRCRLMFYFGSNPYFQNDVIVKEYHLSIGGYRETRCTPVQWFWDYERGAASRRRDPSGLNFFNWLCDPSCPGSNRIAGIIIEDLWPNPLQYYPRQEGGLWE, from the exons ATGGAGAGGGAGTCGAGGTCCAGGGAAGGCGGGGCTGCGACAGAATCCGGGACGACCTTGGTCCCAGACAGGGGCGGTGAGGAGGCGGGGGCCCTCAGGGAGAACGGCTCCTGGGGGCACGCGGGGGCGCTTCTGGCCCAGGAGGCTGCGGGGGTGGTGGCCGCGGCTGTGCGGGAAGCTAAGGCCCAGGAGAGCCGAGAGGAGGCCGGTGGGGGGCAGGAGTTGGTGCTGGTGGTGGAGGATAACTTGGCAGAGGTGGAGGTGCCCGCGGTGGAAGACGAGGAGGTTCTGGCGGTGGAAGACGAGGAGGTGGCGCAAGCAGAGCGGGTCGAGAAGCCGAAGGAGTTGTCGCAGGCAGAGCCGGTGCCCCGGCCCGACACAGTCGGGGCCGCACCTGCCGCGCTGCAGGTGGTTCAGGAAGCGCTCCGCTCAGTGGATGCCCAAGCCACCAGGGCCTACTTGCGGCTCAAGCGCAGGATGAATCAGAAGCGGTGTGGTCACCTGGCTCCGAGGAGGGCCGTCATCCAGGCCAGTCCTGGCTTCTGGGCACACGCC ATCCTGAATCACCCCCAGATATCAGCTGTGATAGGTGACGAGGACACAGACATGCTCAGCTACATGACCTATTTAGAG GTGGAGGAACTGGGTCGTCCCAAGTACCGCTGCAGGTTGATGTTTTACTTTGGGAGCAACCCCTACTTCCAGAACGACGTGATCGTTAAGGAGTATCACCTTAGCATCGGCG GATATAGGGAGACTCGTTGCACTCCAGTCCAGTGGTTCTGGGATTATGAACGTGGTGCTGCCAGCCGCAGGCGAGACCCCAGCGGCCTGAACTTCTTCAACTGGTTGTGTGACCCCAGCTGCCCAGGGTCCAACAGGATCGCCGGG ATCATCATCGAGGACCTGTGGCCCAATCCCTTGCAGTACTACCCGAGGCAGGAAGGCGGCCTATGGGAATGA
- the LOC116583941 gene encoding testis-specific Y-encoded-like protein 1 translates to MDRQISAVTGGQDTDMLSYLTNLEAGPGDLGWRRSLAVGFEREGARPPPAAGRLLSAVISQRRALAARAAWRATCSRVHLLPSSASRAQGHGHMESGAGSGEDGAAPESWTALVREGCGEEAGAVREHSAGGEVGTLQAEGAGAVAAEPVWEAEARQAEGEAGLGAELVVLVEDTVAAPDLGAEEDEGDEGQEDREDAEEVKEDAEDERKHTEVVQCPEEAEEGDEEEAAEGQAAEEVKDEGEKDDKEESVEEEAKEGDEHLKEEEEPEGDSVEAKAEEAKEEDFEEQVAEDVEAEAEEGKREEAREGSQKEKEAQELQEKQEGEEERGARPGTPRSPLQALQALQSELEPVNKDASRAYSRLKLRFWQRRRHHLERRSALIRGIPGFWAKAFVNHPQLSAMLSGQDKGILVSMTDLQVWPGRRRLAKGGGTPRDRRRVLLFFRKNSYFRNEVVEKEYVLRAAGYEPSHSTPIQWHPCYEREALSRRHHNSSLNFFNWLSDHSFAGSSRIAEIIMDDLWPNPLQYYVRKKAPAEGTERRAGTSAC, encoded by the exons ATGGATCGGCAGATATCAGCCGTGACGGGCGGCCAGGACACAGACATGCTCAGCTACCTGACCAATTTAGAGGCTGGCCCTGGAGACCTAGGCTGGCGGAGGTCGTTGGCAGTGGGGTTTGAGCGGGAGGGGGCGAG GCCCCCACCCGCGGCTGGCCGGCTGCTGTCCGCCGTCATTTCCCAGCGCCGAGCCCTAGCTGCCAGGGCTGCGTGGAGAGCCACGTGCTCTCGCGTccatctccttccctccagcGCTTCCAGGGCTCAGGGCCACGGCCACATGGAGAGCGGGGCAGGGTCCGGGGAAGACGGGGCTGCCCCAGAATCCTGGACCGCCTTGGTCCGGGAAGGGTGCGGTGAGGAGGCGGGCGCCGTCAGGGAGCACAGTGCCGGGGGCGAAGTGGGGACGCTGCAGGCCGAAGGGGCCGGGGCGGTGGCGGCAGAGCCTGTGTGGGAGGCCGAGGCCCGGCAGGCCGAAGGCGAGGCCGGCCTGGGGGCGGAATTGGTGGTCTTGGTGGAGGACACAGTGGCGGCGCCTGAccttggggcagaggaagacgaGGGGGACGAGGGTCAAGAGGACCGGGAGGACGCCGAGGAGGTCAAGGAGGACGCAGAGGATGAAAGGAAGCACACTGAAGTGGTGCAATGTCCTGAAGAGGCTGAGGAGGGAGACGAGGAGGAGGCTGCAGAGGGGCAGGCGGCTGAGGAGGTTAAGGACGAAGGGGAGAAAGATGACAAGGAAGAGTCTGTCGAGGAAGAGGCTAAGGAGGGGGATGAGCatctgaaggaggaagaggagcctgaGGGGGATTCTGTGGAGGCTAAGGCTGAGGAGGCCAAAGAGGAGGATTTTGAAGAGCAGGTGGCTGAGGACGTGGAGGCGGAGGCGGAGGAGGGCAAGAGGGaagaggccagggaggggagccagaaggagaaagaagcccaggagctgcaggagaagcaggaaggggaagaagagcgAGGGGCAAGGCCAGGTACGCCCCGGTCCCCGCTCCAGGCCCTCCAGGCCCTGCAGTCAGAGCTGGAGCCCGTGAACAAGGACGCCAGCAGGGCCTACTCTCGGCTCAAGCTCAGGTTCTGGCAGAGGCGGCGGCATCACCTGGAACGCCGAAGCGCCCTCATCCGGGGCATCCCTGGCTTCTGGGCCAAGGCT TTTGTGAACCACCCGCAGCTGTCAGCCATGCTCAGTGGCCAAGATAAAGGCATACTTGTCTCCATGACGGATTTGCAGGTCTGGCCCGGGAGACGGAGGCTGGCCAAGG GTGGAGGAACTCCCCGTGATCGCCGCAGGGTCCTGCTCTTCTTTCGCAAGAACTCCTACTTCCGCAATGAAGTTGTTGAGAAGGAGTATGTCCTCAGGGCTGCTG GGTACGAGCCGTCTCATTCCACTCCCATCCAGTGGCACCCCTGTTATGAACGGGAGGCCCTTAGCCGCAGACACCACAACAGCAGCCTAAACTTCTTCAACTGGCTCTCTGACCACAGCTTTGCCGGGTCTAGCAGGATAGCTGAG ATCATCATGGACGACCTGTGGCCCAATCCCCTGCAGTACTACGTGAGGAAGAAGGCCCCAGCCGAGGGAACTGAGAGGAGGGCAG GAACTTCAGCATGTTGA